The following is a genomic window from Rhinoraja longicauda isolate Sanriku21f chromosome 26, sRhiLon1.1, whole genome shotgun sequence.
GAATTGCTGTCCCTCGTATGATACTGTAGATCGTGCCTTTGTCAATGCTAACTCAGAGCTGATCGAAATAAGCTTGAAGCTGTCATTTGTTGTATAGGTGAAGACATTTCCTCTCTGCTCTAAATCCACTGTCAAAGTGAATGTACTTTCTTCAGACAAGTACAAAACTGTTTTGCCCCAAATTGACACCAGGAGTCAATCTAATACATATCTAGAGTCATTCTAAATTGCACCTGTATGTGGTCAAAATGTCTATTCTTCTGAAATGCAGATTTGATGATCACATTTCATCCTACATTTATTATGCTTTGCTTTCACTATTTTCATAGAATCTCTTTTATTTAGGTATTTTTCAAAATTATGCTGGGATTCCCTCTACTTAATTGCTTGCTAGTTTGGTTCCAATCACTGCTTAATTGAGTAATTGTTCAAAATGCGATTCACTTTCACAACGTTGCCAATTTTGtggaatttgaaaaaaaaatcttttattagCTGTTATTCTTCACTTTCAGTCTTTCAAAAACACAATGTAAGTTGCAACAAGATTATAATGTGAGATTTAAGGGATAGAGGCAGCACAGgcactaaattaattaaatcatgCAGGAGCACAGAGACTTGGTTTGTTTATCCCCAATACTTTGGCAAGTTAAAAAGATGAGCAATAACGCATGTGGAGTCTTTGATTCCATTGGTAGAGGCATTGTGGTACAGCAATATGGGAAGtgtggcaatttaaaaaaataaaaccatACTTGAACCTCATTTGAAATGCTGTGCATTTTTAAAATGATGCCTTGAGGGTATGCGGTTAAGCTTTGAGGATCCAAGAGGAATGAAGAAATAGCATTGTGCAAAGAGACTGGAAAAAGATGGAATTGCAGTCATCAGAGGGAATGTGTAAAGGATATTTGAAATTTTCAAAGTCATAAGGTTGTGATAGACTAGGAAATAGTCGTTCCCAGTGACAATGATATAGATGTAAGAAAGCTAGCGAAGGTGAGTAAAATGTGTTCTTGTATTGGAGTaagattttgaaaggaaattaagCGAGTTCTTCCAAAATGCTGTAAAATATCCTTTTATATTTGATtatattgttattttttaaataccACGCTGCTGGCATGTGTTGCATTACTGGAGGGCTCTATAACGTTTAGTGTTGAGGTAAATAAATCATTACTACTTTTACTTTTTTCAAACTTGAATTTTAATTTTATATGCTCAATACTTAATTTGCTCGTAGCACTTGAAGTCAATAGTCTTTGATGCAAATTACCTTATCTGCATATCAGGAAAATTAGAATTTTAGATCTGGTGTGGATACCTTATAAAATTCATGCTAGGTGTGTTCTAGATTGACTCCCAATGTCAATTTGGGGTGATAGTGCAACTCGGAGGAAGCACTTAATTAAGATATTTTTCTGGGAAAGCCAATTGGATCAATACCTGCACCCGAGATGGAATGAGGTATTAAAGCTAGGATTGCTTGCATATCAAGGATTAAAGAATGTAAAGTTTATTGTTTAAATCATTGACTTCCTATGGTGACTTTTAAGAAGTAATTGACACATTTTCTTCATTAGATTCTGCTAATGGAATGAatccaagtaaaatggataaagctCCAGAGGTTTCCAAAAAAGCTTTCATGGGTGAATTATTGCTTCCACCTACtacttctactcctacaactGTTGCCATGACAATAACAACTGATATTCCAGGATTTACACCAGTTGATGCTTTGAAATTCTCATGCCCCACCATTACCCAATCACTTCTAACAACAATGAATAAACCTGCTCCCAAAGCTATCACCACTACCACCAACTCATGCCAGGTTTCTGCTGTGGTTAGTGCACAAGAAAGTAAACTTAACAAAGGGTCAGAAATGAGTGTGTCTGCCTGTACTGGGACTTCTTCAACTCCAAACACAAGTTTTAACCTTTCGGGTACAATGACTGTAATCCCAACAGGAATTAGCACCACAACATCTTCATCTGTCAGCATACCTGAGTTTAAGCCAGTGTTTGGTTTGCCAGTCACGCAGCAGACTACTATTGTATCAGCCCCACTGAGTTCGATTATGTCACTTACTACACCCGTAAGCTTGGCAGCACCAGTAACAGCAAGTTCTGCAGCCTCGATCATTCCATTCAAGCCTGTGTTTGGAAACTCTGTGACACCTACAACTGCGACGACCACATCGGCACCTTTTAATTTTGGCCAGTCAGTTCAAGCGAAAATTAATAATGAAGCCCCTCCTCCCACAGCTACAAAATCAAATTCTTCTCTGTTCCAATTTGGAGCTTCCAGTGCATTAACAAGTTCAAACATTGAAACCGAAGTGAAGAACTCAAAAGCTGCAATTAGTTTTGGCTTAAATGAAACTGTTTCTGCAAAACAAAATATAGCTCCTACTGCAAGCAACAACCTATCAAGCCAGCAGCAATTTCAGTTTGGTTCAAACccgtcaacaacaacaacaacaacaacgacGACTACTGCTGCATCGAGCTCTGTGTTCCAATTTGGGAAGACTTCTATAGATGCCACTGCAACATCAGCTGGCCCTCCAGCTCCTGCCTTTGGACAGCCAAACGTAGTTACAAGCCAGGCGTCAACAAGCATTGCAGCTACTTCAAATTTATTTGGGAATTTTACTGCTGCAGTGTCGGCACCTTCAACCACTTCAAGTGTTCAGCTCGTACATACATTTGGAAACTCAGGAAAGACATCCCTGTTTAGTAATGCCACAAGCACACCTCCCTTTGGGGGCATGACAGCCCAGCTGAACTTTGGCGGCACAAGCAGTCAGTCATTATTTGGAGctaatgctgcagcaactcaacaAACCCCAACTAAGCCCCCTGCCTTTGGCAATATTGTAACTCCCTTCAACTTTGGAGCTACGCCTGTCAACCCAACCTTTCAgagtactacttcacagtctgcatTTGGAACTCCGAGCCAGCCAGTGTTCGGGGGTGTTACAGCTCAGTCTGGATTTGGGCCAACTTCTACACAACCGACTTTTGGTAGCACCTCAGGGGGTTTCTCATTCGGTACAACCACCTCTTCCACTGCTACTCCAATGTTCACTGCTACCAAGAGTTCAAGTACTGGTGCAACTGGTTCAATCTTTGGCTCTGCACAAGGTGCTGGGTTTGGTTCCACAAACACAAACCAGCCAGTCATAACAACCAGTGGTTTCAGTGTTGCTGCCTCAAATCCAAATATAGCTTCAGCTGGCTTCTTTGGTTCAGGTCAGAGTGCATTTTGTGCATCAACCCCTTCTATCCCATTTGCTACTTCCACcccaacatcatcatcatcatctcaaAATATGTTTGGATCCTCATTGACTAACCAAGCGACACAGAATCAGAGTACTTCACAGTTCAACTTTGGAGCTGCAAACACAGTTGAGAATAAGTCTACTTTTGGAGGTGAGTGAACCTTTACTCCTGTCCTTATAACATGTTAAATCAGTGAGATGTAACCCCTTGAGGGATTACTATAAACCAGAGACTTTGGAACTATGTTCCATGGGCAAATTTTGCCTGCTGCTTCCCTCCTTCATCTGGTTCACCAGCCTTGGTATTCTGCAATCTATGTAGGGTGTTGCAGGACTACTGATGTTACGATTGAACAGAAAAAATATCATTTTGGGGAGCAGATTGTGGGGGATACAAGGGGCTgctggtgctggaatcttgaacaaaacaaaaagtggagggaatgaacaggtgatgtttcatgttagAACCCTtccagactgattatagtagcggggaggaagctggaaaagaactTGGGGGCAGGGCAAAACCTGCAAGTGAtgggttttgtgaataaatcgatttgtaccagcatctgcagttattttcttatacaagtgatgggtggatgctGCCGAGGAAGGCTTGGTTGGCATATGAGTGACAAGGAGTAGAAATCAAAAGTAGTCAAGagggtatcagataaggagagaagatgactgaaatgtaaagctagagggagggATTAAAGGTGAAAGGGACGTAGGGGTTGGGGAGGATGAAATAAAGTAGGGTAGTAGGATAAATGGGTGCACACcaagggaggggatggtggggataTTACTTGACCCAAACATATACCATACTCACAATTTTAAGTAGAGTCAATAGGGGAGATCGCATGTGGAAGGAAGTTGGTATTATGGGTCGGAGCAAAAGGGTTGATGGAAATCTTTTGGGTTGGGTGGGTCAATTGTGAATGGCATGTTGGAGATAGGATTATGATGTGGAAAGGGAGATTGGGGTGAATGTTGAGACTTTCACAGTATATTTGGAATGAGAGTGGCAGGTATGAGGTTGAGAGAGTCGAAGACAAATTAAGTTTAGGAAGCAATGAAGCATCATGTGGGGTAAGTGTGGTGATGGATTGTGAAGGGAGAGGTGTTGCGATTTCAGTGCTGTGAGTGGAGTAAGGGAAATGTTCAGCATGTAAGGCCATGAAGATGGACaataaaagctgcagtaactcagcgggtcaaacagcatctggagaaaaggaataggtgatgtttcatgttgagacccttcaagATGAGATCGCAAATGGTGAGGTTGGGTGGTGTGATAGAGtcgtgttgggggcaggggagggtatGTTGGGTACCTGGTTTGGGGAAGGAGATGGGTAAtttaggaatgaaggaatgggtgagatggtAGTGGTTGATCAAGAGTTGGGTGGAAATGAAGATATCAGCAGTGAGATGCATGGATTAAGGATGGTAGTAATCTCCATAATGAAAATTAAATAAGGCACACCTGATGGATCTCTCTCGTGGTGGCTCAGGTAGGATCAGCTTTTACTCTTGCCAACAACGCAGTATTGTACTGAACTCCCTCCATCTGAAAGGATGTGTCTTGTCATATGTAACATACAATAATATGACAGTCTCCCCATTTAAATCGACATAAGCAGTGAAGATAACAAGTCCCCAGCACAAGCTGCAACTCCTAAAAAGGACTATTTCTGATGACATCAGCCTCGTAACTTGAAGTACTGCATAGGTTATGGTTGAGGGTGTGCCTGGGTCCTTGATACTTGAGGGAGTGCCAAGGACTGTGCTTGTTGGAAGCTGGCATGAATTACAATCTCAAAGAGCTCTTGAAGAGCTGGTGAGGGCACAACGCAATGCATCCCGGCCGAGATCTTACTCTTGTAAGAAGAAGGCATACATATATCAACTGGGGGAATTCCTGCGTAACGCTGGGAAGGCTGGCAGATTTTGTTGGCAAACAAGGAGAAAGTATATCCTGATTCCTATCTTGGGGTTAAAATAAGGCATTGAACATATCAACGGTACtggtgaaaatattgaaattgaggGACAATATGTAAATCACCATTGAGAGACAGCTGAATCAAGGCCAGCTAAATGATTTAAAAGACATATTTTATCGAATTGGAGTTTTTTGCAGCATGTTCAATGAACCTTGCAAAACTCATATAATCTATATAAAAAATAGATACACAGTAATAATGCAGCAGGGTCTTTGGAGAAAAttgatatgtgacattttggatcaggacctttcttcaaagtgaaagggtgggggggggggggggaggtggaactGGGGAGGCGAGAAAAAAACCCAGGAAAATCAAGACTGGCAACCGATGACCTCAGGCAGAGTGCTTCCCAGGTAGGCACATCTACAAACACTCCCctcgagatcacaccttccctaaagCAAAAATAGgtatcagggaaccaccctgcctgagcaCATATGTTACTGGCCCTGATTTATTGTAGTCTGATCTCATCTCCAATTCTTTTctcttacacccccccccccacacacactactttgcctgaagggtcccaaactgaaaagtcacctatcctttttcttcggagatactgcctgatacactgagttactccagcactttgtgtctatctttggtataaaccagcatctacagctccttatTATATAATTTAAATGTGTTTGATCAGAATAGCAGTTCCCAAGGGATCCTAAGGGAGGTGGTGTATCTAAGATAGGGACATAGTTTCCACTTGCGTGTGGAATAAAGTAATGTTTCTTTCTCGGTTTTTAACTCAATTTAGCATCCCCATCACATTGTAAGTTTTTTTTTATCATTTGTATTCTGTTTTGTGATAAAGTATCAATTTCTGGCATATTTTCTCCCCCTGTGTAACACTTGGTTTTTGCCAAAATTGGAATGAATAACCTGACTGCGTGGGTGAACTTGGTCTGATTCTATGTCCAGACTAATGAGTAACTAACCATCACAATGGCTAAAACGATTTTTAAAGCTATCACCTGTTATCTAAACAATAGGAAATTGCATTCACATGTACActgataattatttaaattttgtaATCTGGTTCATAATCTGGGAGGGCGGGGTTGAAGAGATTGACTAAAATTGCTTGGTAGGCTGAACACCATTCTGTTCATACAGATTTGTTaggaaaaagctgcagatgctggtttaattcgaaggtagacacaaaatagttAAATGAGTCTTTATAAACATCCTTTTGATCATAAAAAAAGCATTTTACTACTGGGTCACTTTTTTCATTCATTTAAAATCATTTGTTGCTTTGTGTTAAGCCTTTTTTAGCATCAAATGtaaggattcataaattgaaacATGGGTTTGAAGGAAAGCTATTGGAAATCTTTCTCCAGAAGAATTCTATTCTGTTTAAGCTGACCTTTAAAGTTTTAGCTCCTGAACATTCAGTTACTTTAACATAGTTATTTTAACATTGTCCCATAGATTTGTTATTTTTGTTAGCTTCAACTTGCTTATTCTCCCTCTCTATTgcttaacccccctctctaactccaggtccctcaggtcggccgacttggggctattcactatcccgcggtctaggcttaagctcaggggtgaccgcgcttttgcggttgcagctcctagactgtggaacagcatccctctccccatcagaactgccccctccatcgactcctttaagtccaggctcaaaacttatttctactccctagcgtttgaggctcattgaggaggcgctgtgaactatttgcgtgctacttactgtatgtttcttttttttttccattggaacctaatcagatgtacagcactttggtcaacgtgggttgtttttaaatgtgctatacaaataaaattgacttgacttgacttgacttattccaATGAATACTAAATGGAATAGAAAGGTGACAAAGAATATTTCAGTAGCGAATAGTTTATTTTTCTACATCGCCTTATGTGCACAGAATTCCTCAATTCCTTCAAAGAATTCAAACCGGTTCCacatggtcggctgctctggaaggttagatcgcatgggattcaaggagagatagctgaatggatagaaaattggcttcatgaaaggaagcagagggtgatggtggaaggttgcttcttggactgggggcttgtgactagtggtgagcCTCAGGTTTcaatgctgggcccgttactgtttgtcatctatatcaatgatttggatgagaacatacacggcaagattagcaagtctgcagatgatacaaaagtgggtggttttgcagatagtgaagatggttgggaaaaattgcagcagcatcttaatcgattagccaggtgggctgaggtatGGTTTCACCAAAGGGTGGTTGCAATCTGGAACATGCACTGCCGGTGAAGTTTGTAGGGGCAGGTATTCTCAACATTTAAGAGCACCTGAACAAGCATTTGAATTGCCAAGATATAACAAGACTCTTGGCCAAATCCCGGCACATGGGACCGTTTCATGGTTGGCATGACTATGGTGGGCCAGGgtgactgtttctgtgctctccGACTGTTGgaagcaactacagatgctggtttacaccgaagatagacaatatgctggagtaactcattgggacaggcagcatctctggatagatggaatgggtgacatttcgggtcgtgacccttttagaccctaaacgttacccatttcttctatccagagaagctgcctgcccgctgagcaactccagcattttgtgtctatctctccaACTCTAATCACCTTGAATGGTCATAATCAAATTTACACAAAGCAGTCATTAGAGCTTAATTTAACAGATTCTATTTCCAAGCCAACATAATTTTGATGGCTCTGTTTGTTTGTAACTCTTAAAAGCTGAACCACGTCACAGTTTGATAGCTGTAAGATTGCACTGCAGTGTTTACTAGCTTAATACAATCCAGCTCCATTATAGAAATGTATCAATGAGCTGTAAAAATTGTATTAGACCATTGAACCTCCCTCAAGGTGCTGTAAATATGATAAAGTGTAAATGCATTTTTTATTTTAAGCAAAATACATTGTTGC
Proteins encoded in this region:
- the pom121 gene encoding nuclear envelope pore membrane protein POM 121 isoform X5; translation: MVNKFTVTPRRRYPIHQPQYSVPGTLPTVRWDGYQKKNILSSRNSIMVHSPVTVKIARPDASIIHSPLLDQMMSPAVSPLIDPCSKTTVLNALKESRKRMVEDDPERSLISEHENKRRRHDSSGSGHSAFEPLLANGAPASLVPKPGTLKRGTNSQCSDDPISKRSRTSSISSLNSICVGGKQSSVRNPIFSSYSSTRGQIQGLRNYLSPRNTTPLPSPASSRSETPERSGKKLREEEIQRSNASTPVRVDRPEKDQSIEEETVTPVSKLSSSTVDSSMEGDGKRKRKIPLLTKRKGDQLTLHPPIELGYTITADDMDSEKKASLDRIKKVLQEKDEPSKSLEPVMIVPSVSLFTPLIVETSAGSTPISTSISPIISNPLLDSLKMMQEHTNFTATSDSANGMNPSKMDKAPEVSKKAFMGELLLPPTTSTPTTVAMTITTDIPGFTPVDALKFSCPTITQSLLTTMNKPAPKAITTTTNSCQVSAVVSAQESKLNKGSEMSVSACTGTSSTPNTSFNLSGTMTVIPTGISTTTSSSVSIPEFKPVFGLPVTQQTTIVSAPLSSIMSLTTPVSLAAPVTASSAASIIPFKPVFGNSVTPTTATTTSAPFNFGQSVQAKINNEAPPPTATKSNSSLFQFGASSALTSSNIETEVKNSKAAISFGLNETVSAKQNIAPTASNNLSSQQQFQFGSNPSTTTTTTTTTTAASSSVFQFGKTSIDATATSAGPPAPAFGQPNVVTSQASTSIAATSNLFGNFTAAVSAPSTTSSVQLVHTFGNSGKTSLFSNATSTPPFGGMTAQLNFGGTSSQSLFGANAAATQQTPTKPPAFGNIVTPFNFGATPVNPTFQSTTSQSAFGTPSQPVFGGVTAQSGFGPTSTQPTFGSTSGGFSFGTTTSSTATPMFTATKSSSTGATGSIFGSAQGAGFGSTNTNQPVITTSGFSVAASNPNIASAGFFGSGQSAFCASTPSIPFATSTPTSSSSSQNMFGSSLTNQATQNQSTSQFNFGAANTVENKSTFGGINFGTPSLNFGTATTAPGFGQSTPTANFSFGTTNTPASNFGSPGTGTAATSAFAATPAFSIGAGSRSTGGRQRLQARRQHIRKR